The following are encoded together in the Panicum virgatum strain AP13 chromosome 6K, P.virgatum_v5, whole genome shotgun sequence genome:
- the LOC120711178 gene encoding succinate dehydrogenase subunit 6, mitochondrial isoform X2: MGIGEHFEGLKQHWARNFAFLDYFKKVYGRAEPLPKWSDADVEEFIASDPVYGPQLKALRESRKFALAGALAGAAHLGGVAFKYSKAPHGVVLATGFGAITGAVLGSEVAEHWYQLYKMDKQGANLRFIYWWEDKVSGQKS; encoded by the exons atggGGATCGGGGAGCACTTCGAGGGCCTCAAGCAGCACTGGGCGCGCAACTTCGCCTTCCTCGACTATTTCAAGAAGGTCTACGGCCGCGCCGAGCCCCTCCCCAAGTGGTCCGACGCCGACGTCGAGGAGTTCATCGCCTCCGACCCGGTCTACGGCCCCCAG CTCAAGGCCCTGCGGGAGTCGAGGAAGTTCGCGCTCGCCGgggccctcgccggcgccgcccacctCGGCGGCGTCGCGTTCAAGTACTCCAAGGCGCCGCACG GCGTCGTGCTGGCGACCGGGTTCGGGGCGATCACCGGCGCCGTGCTGGGATCCGAGGTGGCGGAGCACTGGTACCAGCTCTACAAGATGGACAAGCAGGGGGCCAACCTCAGGTTCATCTACTGGTGGGAGGACAAGGTTTCAG
- the LOC120711178 gene encoding succinate dehydrogenase subunit 6, mitochondrial isoform X1: MGIGEHFEGLKQHWARNFAFLDYFKKVYGRAEPLPKWSDADVEEFIASDPVYGPQLKALRESRKFALAGALAGAAHLGGVAFKYSKAPHGVVLATGFGAITGAVLGSEVAEHWYQLYKMDKQGANLRFIYWWEDKVSGLFLVPSCPPCFISWSEELNHINDAYVSIPA; the protein is encoded by the exons atggGGATCGGGGAGCACTTCGAGGGCCTCAAGCAGCACTGGGCGCGCAACTTCGCCTTCCTCGACTATTTCAAGAAGGTCTACGGCCGCGCCGAGCCCCTCCCCAAGTGGTCCGACGCCGACGTCGAGGAGTTCATCGCCTCCGACCCGGTCTACGGCCCCCAG CTCAAGGCCCTGCGGGAGTCGAGGAAGTTCGCGCTCGCCGgggccctcgccggcgccgcccacctCGGCGGCGTCGCGTTCAAGTACTCCAAGGCGCCGCACG GCGTCGTGCTGGCGACCGGGTTCGGGGCGATCACCGGCGCCGTGCTGGGATCCGAGGTGGCGGAGCACTGGTACCAGCTCTACAAGATGGACAAGCAGGGGGCCAACCTCAGGTTCATCTACTGGTGGGAGGACAAGGTTTCAGGTCTGTTCCTTGTGCCGTCCTGCCCCCCTTGCTTCATATCATG